Part of the Vigna unguiculata cultivar IT97K-499-35 chromosome 3, ASM411807v1, whole genome shotgun sequence genome, TGGAGCATTCTTCAGTTTATTGAAGGTTTTTCAATAAACTGTTAGAAATGCATGCAGTTCATAACGAATTTTCCAAATAATTTTGAGCTTCCAGATATTAATTCGAATaagttcaaatttgaaaaaactatTAGCTTTAGAAATTTTACCTATTATATATATAGCTTCTAACGAGGGACATGATAATGACAACTGACAAATTGCTCCACTTGCAGTTAACAAATGAGCAGAAAAATGTTCTGGAATAAGTCCCCAAACCAAAGAAAGCGACAAAGTTTATCAAGGATGAAAAAAACACCGTAAAAACAATGGCTTTGTACACCAAAAAACACCAGTGAAATCTTTCTCTTCTTATACGGAGGTAGAATCGAATACAAGATATATATGGGTTATTCTCTACTACCTGTGCTCAAATcagaaaataataaactttAGAAATAAGAATATTTGCAGAAGATTGATTAAAAATCGACCAAGGCTTCCATTGGAGGCACGAGTCCTCTGAGAAGCTTTAGAAACTGGCAGTGGCAAGGAGGAGGATATCTTTGGAGACATACCAAATGGGTCTTCAGAATATGATGAGAAAGGCCTACACGATGCTCCTCTATGACACACATTATCTGCATAAAACCAAAATATTAGAGTGAAAACCAAATCACCAATTTGAAACTTCTTCGTATCTTGCTTACAAGAATAATTACCAGGGCACTGGAGGTAAGAAGAGTTCTTCGTActgcaaaagaaaaaatcataacatataTATGACTTTTGTTAAAATGCTAATATTAAgttattgtttttttcaaattccATTTCTCCACATTCAGCTATTATGAGCACTCAATTTGCTCACCTACTCAGAATTTTTCCACCCCTGTGGCCACGGTAAACACATTGGATCACATTGCAAGCTGTTTCTGAATGCTCCACACATTCGTTGCCAATAATAAGATTGGATTGTTTGCAACGTAAGTTATAGCAGGGGACAGCTAGTCCAGAAGGAACACATTGCATCCTGGTAAAATTAAGAGATTGAAATACTAAATTCAGACTAAAACTTTgtattataaagtaaaaattgaGTTTTTAGCAAGATTAAGTGTATATAAATGATCTTACGTAATATCCATTGGTTCGCAACTGCATTTGATGCAGTTGCTGGCAGTTAATGTATATGAGCCATTTGGGACTATCATACTCTCATCGTACCATTTCAAGGTTGCTGATGAACATGCTGCAAAGGACAATACATTTGTCTAAAACAGAATATTAATGACTAGGAAAACATTCTGTTCTATCTCACAGAATCCTAAGTTTTATGAAGAATTTAGTAAAACCTACGTGAATGAATAGATAAAATCAGTGCCGTTTTGGTTACTTTCATTTTACtacataataagaaaataagtgTTAACCATTCTTACTACAATGCacttctttaatatatttactaTAATTAGTAAATTATACACAAGTGAACATAAAAGGAAaactaatttgtttttaaaagaaaaaacagtgtgtgtatatataatatgaaaaagagTTAAAGCATGTTAATCACATTGTTaagaaaatgtgtcaaactcTGTCCTATTATTGGGCCTTAGGGGAACAGTAGGTACCTAATCTTatttaatatccatttgaaATGACACAAAGTAGCTAGCTCTATTTTCATttggtataaagtttttataaaaggtattatatatatatattcgtcaCATATattgaagagagaaaaaattttgttttcttttgtctttattactttttgtgtaaaagataaaaatattatcagtTTTTCACCATTTTCTTTTTGGCCGTCGTTGTTGGTTCTTTCTGTCCTTTTCTGATATGTTTCTCCACCTATGATAAAAATTCTTTAGTCTTCAATAATGGTTTTCGGATTATTTAATTTGGAAGTAACTTCTAGATTTtacaatcaaatatttttttaatacaaaaagtTATTTTGACATTGTGTACTAATTCAAAAATTTGGAAGTTTTCCACAAATTTGGAAGTTTTTTACAATTGTTTCTTTCGtgaaaaaataacttttgaattgtataatGCGTAAAATAAGATTGGCTTTTGAAATGTGTACtctgaaaattaaaaatgacgATAAATTTATCTTGAATCCAAAAATAACTTAATCCGAAAATTCTCTTAGTGCAAAAATAATTACTTAGTTtataatccattagttaaaagTACCTTCCCCCAACGTCCGTTCAAAGACCAGTAATAAAACTGAATACTTAGTTTTCAGGTTCAGTCTCAATTTTCTCTTGAAACTGTGTGAATTTTATCTGTTGTTTTATAAATTCTAATcaataaagaagaagaacagAATCTTAAGGTTTTCTGAGAAATGGATGTTGATATGCACGAACCTGCAACGGGAACAGATAGAATGTCTCCGGGATCTACCGCAGGTTCCCAAAACCCATTCACAGCTTTCAAGTCCGAAATAGTTGTACCAAACTTTGCTGCTATGCTACTCAGGCTCTCTCTTGTCTGCACAACATACGACATGTAAACAGCGGTTCCCCCATTGTTAACGTTGTCAAAACAAGTGCATGGCAGTGGAATCACAAGGGTGCCCCCACTCCTCAAGGGGTTGCTGCCATTGATGCTGTTCACAATCTTGATTTGTTCAGCACTGACCAACCCACCATAAGCTTCTGATATGGACGCAGGTGTGTCTGCTGCATGAACAGTGTAAGTGGTTGAGATGGACCTTCGGATGCCATCCACGCAAGAACAGAAGATGGGTATTTTGAGAAACGTTTTGGCCCTGAGGATTTGGTGTGCACTTGATGATGTTATGGGGAAGAGAGAGTTGGAGGCCAAGATATCAGAGGCGTTTACGTGGAAACGAGTGGCGATTTCTGATACTTTGGAGTCCCAGGGAACGAGATACGAGAGGAGAGAGGGACACGAGTCTGAGGAATTGCATGGTTCAATGGTGGACTTTGTTTCAACTTCATGTTGAAAACTCAGTAACATCAAACACAACATCTGAGGCAAAAGAAACTGCACAGAGTTTCTCATTTTTTTGGAAGCTTTTGTGGATTAGATTAGTGTTGAGATGCAAATAGAAGGAGTTTAGATGATGAGTACTATTCCTTCCATTCCATACTCACAAGTCTAAATTAATTGGACCAAACTGTTAGGTGAGTCCACTCTTCACCTCAACATTGATGCATAGCTAATTCAACTATTACCACTTTATGGTTGGTTACTGATTTTTAATGGTCATTTTAAGAACGATACCGATATTTTCACTATTAAATCTTtaacaactttcttttattacAGTGGTgttagaatattaaaaataaaaaaataaaaactatttaaaagatgccatttaaaattgtaaaaaaaaaattgttaaaatttagtaataaaaaaatatttttcttttaaaaattaatgaatatataGGGATTTTTGTACATTAAACTTGTTTTAATCATTTAGGGATAGAATCATCTAATGTTGTAGATGATAAGAGAATATTCGGCAATGCTTAAAAACGCACACGGTAGgggaaataatttaataattactttact contains:
- the LOC114179501 gene encoding lysM domain-containing GPI-anchored protein 1-like isoform X1, whose protein sequence is MRNSVQFLLPQMLCLMLLSFQHEVETKSTIEPCNSSDSCPSLLSYLVPWDSKVSEIATRFHVNASDILASNSLFPITSSSAHQILRAKTFLKIPIFCSCVDGIRRSISTTYTVHAADTPASISEAYGGLVSAEQIKIVNSINGSNPLRSGGTLVIPLPCTCFDNVNNGGTAVYMSYVVQTRESLSSIAAKFGTTISDLKAVNGFWEPAVDPGDILSVPVAACSSATLKWYDESMIVPNGSYTLTASNCIKCSCEPMDITMQCVPSGLAVPCYNLRCKQSNLIIGNECVEHSETACNVIQCVYRGHRGGKILSSTKNSSYLQCPDNVCHRGASCRPFSSYSEDPFGMSPKISSSLPLPVSKASQRTRASNGSLGRFLINLLQIFLFLKFIIF
- the LOC114179501 gene encoding lysM domain-containing GPI-anchored protein 1-like isoform X2, whose protein sequence is MRNSVQFLLPQMLCLMLLSFQHEVETKSTIEPCNSSDSCPSLLSYLVPWDSKVSEIATRFHVNASDILASNSLFPITSSSAHQILRAKTFLKIPIFCSCVDGIRRSISTTYTVHAADTPASISEAYGGLVSAEQIKIVNSINGSNPLRSGGTLVIPLPCTCFDNVNNGGTAVYMSYVVQTRESLSSIAAKFGTTISDLKAVNGFWEPAVDPGDILSVPVAACSSATLKWYDESMIVPNGSYTLTASNCIKCSCEPMDITMQCVPSGLAVPCYNLRCKQSNLIIGNECVEHSETACNVIQCVYRGHRGGKILSSTKNSSYLQCPDNVCHRGASCRPFSSYSEDPFGSRE